The following coding sequences lie in one Stenotrophomonas rhizophila genomic window:
- a CDS encoding GNAT family N-acetyltransferase, which produces MAPAAPITLRTPRLLLRAQAIADFPAYAAFLASPRAIGLGGPFDLRAAWGMFCHDQACWHFFGHGALMIEHADTGTCLGQIGINDGPLFPEKELGWLLYAGHEGHGYATEAAQAMRDWAFGTLGVATLVSYVAADNPGSARVAQRLGGTLDAGAPRSDPHDRVYRYAR; this is translated from the coding sequence ATGGCGCCCGCCGCCCCGATCACCTTGCGCACCCCGCGCCTGCTGCTGCGCGCGCAGGCCATCGCCGATTTTCCCGCGTATGCCGCGTTCCTGGCGTCGCCGCGCGCAATCGGGCTGGGCGGTCCGTTCGACCTGCGCGCGGCATGGGGCATGTTCTGCCACGACCAGGCCTGCTGGCACTTCTTCGGCCACGGTGCGCTGATGATCGAGCACGCCGACACCGGCACCTGCCTGGGGCAGATCGGCATCAACGACGGCCCGTTGTTTCCGGAAAAGGAGCTGGGCTGGCTGCTGTATGCCGGCCACGAGGGGCACGGCTATGCCACCGAGGCGGCGCAGGCCATGCGCGACTGGGCCTTCGGCACGTTGGGCGTGGCCACGCTGGTCAGCTACGTGGCGGCCGACAACCCCGGTTCGGCGCGGGTGGCCCAGCGGCTGGGCGGAACGCTGGATGCCGGCGCCCCGCGCAGCGATCCGCACGATCGGGTGTACCGCTACGCGCGCTGA
- a CDS encoding AI-2E family transporter — translation MSIVIPALPKPPTARIAAWLLMLLGMWLTLKLGLVVTLLSGLLVFHLTHLLASTVEGKLPPGRARAYSVIVLSALIIGALTLAAIGIASFFRNETGGPDALLMRLMDILNTSRHQVPDLLQPYIPEDLQALRTAMNDWAATHRQQLGIAGTSAVQISVRILIGMVLGAMIALYDELPLPKMGPLAQELIGRTSRLATAFRQVVFAQVKISLLNTLFTAIFLLGVLPLFGVHVPLSKTLVLITFLAGLLPVVGNIISNTVITIVALSVSFYVAVVALLYLVVIHKLEYFLNARIVGGEIQARAWELLLAMLVMEAAFGLPGLVAAPVFYAYIKRELLDQRWI, via the coding sequence ATGTCCATAGTGATCCCCGCGTTGCCCAAGCCGCCCACCGCCCGCATCGCCGCCTGGTTGCTGATGCTGCTGGGCATGTGGCTGACCTTGAAACTCGGGCTGGTGGTAACCCTGCTGTCGGGCCTGCTGGTGTTCCACCTGACCCACCTGCTGGCCTCCACCGTCGAAGGCAAGCTGCCGCCGGGGCGCGCACGGGCCTATTCGGTGATCGTGCTGTCTGCCCTGATCATCGGCGCGCTGACCCTGGCGGCGATCGGCATCGCCTCGTTCTTCCGCAACGAGACCGGTGGACCGGATGCGCTGCTGATGCGCCTGATGGACATCCTCAACACGTCCCGCCACCAGGTGCCGGACCTGCTGCAGCCCTATATCCCGGAAGACCTGCAGGCGCTGCGCACGGCCATGAACGACTGGGCGGCGACGCACCGCCAGCAGCTCGGCATCGCGGGTACCTCGGCGGTGCAGATCAGCGTGCGGATCCTGATCGGCATGGTGCTGGGCGCGATGATCGCGCTGTACGACGAACTGCCGCTGCCGAAGATGGGGCCGCTGGCGCAGGAACTGATCGGCCGCACCTCGCGGCTGGCTACTGCGTTCCGCCAGGTGGTGTTCGCGCAGGTGAAGATTTCCCTGCTCAACACATTGTTCACCGCGATCTTCCTGCTCGGCGTGCTGCCGCTTTTCGGGGTGCACGTGCCCCTGTCCAAGACCTTGGTGCTGATCACCTTCCTGGCAGGTCTGTTGCCGGTGGTGGGCAACATCATCTCCAATACCGTCATCACCATCGTCGCGCTGTCGGTGTCGTTCTACGTGGCCGTGGTCGCGCTGCTGTACCTGGTGGTGATCCACAAGCTGGAGTACTTCCTCAACGCGCGCATCGTCGGCGGCGAGATCCAGGCACGTGCTTGGGAGCTGCTGTTGGCGATGCTGGTGATGGAAGCAGCGTTCGGTCTGCCCGGGTTGGTGGCCGCGCCGGTGTTCTATGCCTACATCAAGCGCGAACTGCTGGACCAGCGCTGGATCTGA
- a CDS encoding DUF1801 domain-containing protein, with the protein MTKATSSVTPSASADTEGPSAAQLIDAKIAGLDDWRGTTLARVRRIIQQADPAVVETVKWRGVPVWEHDGILCTGEIYARAVKMTFAKGAALADPAGLFNASLTGTTRRAIDLHEGETINATALKALIRAAVAANVAATTAKTPPARRRTATKTPADTRAAAPTSRPRTPRR; encoded by the coding sequence ATGACCAAGGCTACCTCCAGCGTCACCCCGAGCGCATCGGCCGACACGGAGGGGCCTTCGGCTGCGCAACTGATCGACGCGAAGATTGCCGGCCTCGACGACTGGCGCGGCACCACTCTGGCACGCGTGCGCCGCATCATCCAGCAGGCCGACCCGGCCGTGGTGGAAACGGTGAAGTGGCGCGGCGTGCCGGTCTGGGAGCACGACGGCATCCTGTGCACCGGCGAAATCTATGCGCGCGCGGTCAAGATGACCTTCGCCAAGGGCGCCGCACTGGCGGACCCGGCCGGGCTGTTCAACGCGAGCCTGACGGGCACCACGCGCCGGGCGATCGATCTGCATGAAGGCGAGACCATCAACGCGACGGCCTTGAAGGCGTTGATCCGTGCGGCGGTGGCAGCGAACGTGGCGGCCACGACAGCGAAAACGCCGCCAGCGCGCAGACGTACCGCAACAAAGACGCCAGCGGACACGCGTGCCGCGGCGCCAACCAGCAGGCCACGCACTCCGCGGCGATAG
- a CDS encoding ATP-grasp domain-containing protein, giving the protein MSNAELEIDRDERDQIEALVMGNAVSRFQQWAVAHQFNPDFFCNPNEAMQHTAQRFAAALGLPHLTQAQVELVRNKVAMKMLYQQNGIPCAAFSAVQSSRDVESFAALHGYPAIVKPVDSDSCINTFRVDSATDVPCLCDDVQWMVETYIAGREYQICAIVAGGKVLDAYVASNPVPIIEVFTGGMNANITLAPSEQKPIDPVAIMQRLASLVGLDHGYLHGEFFMTDDGRFFMSEIAARLSGCEVPLNHGHAYGFDLLHAIMDTYVGRHPELVYTRDRAVGDLLLPAVAGVVTRLSTARELMAYPGVLSCQMNVAIGDCIQPKRSSGFCAGYVQVEGRTSAEVQERMQRILDGFVLDVAHTPS; this is encoded by the coding sequence ATGAGCAACGCTGAACTCGAAATCGACAGGGATGAGCGGGACCAGATAGAAGCCCTTGTAATGGGCAACGCAGTGTCACGGTTCCAGCAGTGGGCAGTAGCACACCAGTTCAACCCGGACTTCTTCTGCAATCCGAACGAAGCCATGCAGCACACAGCGCAGCGCTTCGCGGCCGCCCTTGGCTTGCCGCACCTGACCCAAGCGCAGGTTGAGCTGGTAAGGAACAAAGTTGCGATGAAGATGCTCTATCAGCAGAATGGCATCCCCTGCGCGGCCTTCAGTGCCGTGCAGTCAAGCCGCGACGTCGAGTCCTTCGCGGCCCTGCATGGTTACCCGGCCATCGTAAAACCTGTCGATTCCGATTCATGCATCAATACCTTCCGCGTGGACAGTGCGACGGATGTTCCTTGTCTTTGTGACGACGTCCAATGGATGGTAGAGACCTACATCGCCGGACGCGAGTACCAGATCTGCGCCATTGTCGCTGGTGGCAAAGTGCTGGATGCCTACGTAGCGAGCAACCCTGTGCCCATCATCGAGGTATTCACGGGAGGGATGAATGCCAACATCACCCTTGCTCCTTCGGAACAGAAGCCGATCGACCCTGTTGCGATCATGCAGCGACTTGCTTCACTCGTAGGTCTCGACCATGGCTACCTGCACGGAGAATTCTTTATGACTGACGACGGCCGGTTCTTCATGAGCGAGATCGCCGCAAGGTTGAGCGGCTGCGAAGTGCCACTCAATCATGGCCACGCGTATGGCTTTGATCTTCTGCACGCGATCATGGATACCTATGTAGGACGGCACCCCGAACTGGTTTACACGCGTGACAGGGCTGTTGGCGATCTTCTGCTGCCGGCGGTTGCTGGCGTTGTGACCCGGTTGTCGACAGCACGGGAACTCATGGCCTATCCCGGCGTGCTCAGCTGCCAGATGAACGTTGCGATCGGCGATTGCATTCAACCGAAGCGATCGTCCGGATTCTGCGCCGGCTACGTGCAGGTCGAAGGACGGACCTCTGCCGAGGTCCAGGAGCGCATGCAACGGATCCTCGACGGCTTCGTCCTGGATGTTGCCCACACCCCTTCTTGA
- a CDS encoding LacI family DNA-binding transcriptional regulator, whose product MATIYDIAKHVGVSAGTVSRALSRPEKVLPATRARIEQAAAALGYVPNTVARTLKTQRSGKILVTVPDIANPFFAQILQGAEDAAQAVGYAVLLGDTQNLPEREERYAQMLRRNEADGLIVLGHRLPPTARDIVQQQGSAAPVVNGCEFDPALGIPSVHIDNAAAARAVMDHLYGLGHERIAVVGGPPDNPLHQQRLEGVRAAGKARGRLRHLSVVPGDFSVESGHAAGMELLARASVPTAVFCFSDQMALGVLAACRDLGVRVPGDLSVVGFDDLASSRYLTPPLTTIRQPMREIGARAVNLLLAIIERVDVPLQQTLDFSLMLRGSTASPGRR is encoded by the coding sequence ATGGCCACCATCTACGACATTGCAAAGCACGTCGGCGTCTCGGCCGGCACGGTGTCGCGGGCGCTGTCCCGGCCGGAGAAAGTGCTGCCGGCCACGCGCGCGCGCATCGAGCAGGCGGCCGCCGCGCTGGGCTATGTCCCCAACACGGTGGCCAGAACGCTCAAGACCCAGCGCAGCGGCAAGATCCTGGTCACCGTGCCGGACATCGCCAACCCGTTCTTCGCCCAGATCCTGCAGGGCGCGGAGGACGCGGCGCAGGCCGTTGGCTACGCCGTGCTGCTGGGCGACACCCAGAACCTGCCCGAGCGCGAGGAGCGCTACGCGCAGATGCTCCGGCGCAACGAGGCCGATGGTCTGATCGTGCTGGGGCATCGCCTCCCGCCCACGGCACGTGACATCGTCCAGCAGCAGGGCAGTGCCGCGCCGGTGGTCAACGGCTGCGAGTTCGATCCCGCGCTGGGCATCCCCAGCGTCCACATCGACAACGCGGCTGCCGCGCGCGCGGTGATGGACCACTTGTATGGCCTGGGACACGAGCGCATCGCCGTGGTCGGCGGGCCGCCGGACAATCCCCTGCACCAGCAACGGCTGGAAGGGGTTCGGGCCGCCGGCAAGGCGCGCGGTCGCCTGCGTCACCTGAGCGTTGTGCCGGGTGACTTCTCGGTGGAGTCCGGCCATGCGGCCGGGATGGAACTGCTGGCCCGCGCGTCGGTGCCGACAGCGGTGTTCTGCTTCAGCGACCAGATGGCACTGGGTGTCCTGGCGGCCTGCCGGGATCTGGGCGTCCGGGTGCCGGGTGATCTTTCCGTCGTCGGCTTCGACGACCTGGCATCGTCGCGTTACCTCACGCCTCCGCTGACGACCATCCGGCAACCGATGCGGGAGATCGGTGCCCGCGCGGTCAACCTGCTGCTCGCCATCATCGAACGTGTCGATGTGCCGCTCCAGCAGACGCTGGATTTCAGTTTGATGCTGCGGGGCTCGACTGCCTCGCCCGGGCGGAGGTGA
- a CDS encoding sugar phosphate isomerase/epimerase family protein, with the protein MKTLKGPALFLAQFIGDTPPFDRLDTLAGWAAGLGYSGVQVPTSAPHLFDLAEAARSQAYCDDVAGMLAGHGLQITELSTHLQGQLVAVHPAYDSLFDGFAPPDKRGDPAARQAWAVEQLLLAAKASERLGLTAHATFSGALAWPYFYPWPQRPPGLVEEAFAELGRRWRPILDAFDACGVDLCFEIHPGEDLHDGATFERFLDVVDHHPRAKILYDPSHLLLQQMDYLGFIDRYHARIGIFHVKDAEYHASARSGVYGGYQDWIDRPGRFRSLGDGQIDFKAIFSKFAQYDFPGWAVLEWECCLKHPEDGAREGAAFIRDHIIRVTERAFDDFADSGTDPGSLRRMLGI; encoded by the coding sequence TTGAAAACGCTCAAGGGTCCAGCGCTGTTCCTGGCGCAGTTCATCGGCGACACACCTCCTTTTGATCGGCTGGACACGCTGGCCGGCTGGGCCGCGGGGCTGGGCTATTCTGGCGTACAAGTACCGACCAGCGCGCCCCACCTGTTCGATCTGGCCGAGGCGGCGCGCAGCCAGGCCTACTGCGACGACGTCGCCGGCATGCTGGCCGGGCATGGCCTGCAGATCACCGAGCTGTCCACCCACCTGCAGGGGCAGCTGGTTGCCGTCCATCCGGCCTATGACAGCCTGTTCGACGGCTTCGCACCACCGGACAAGCGCGGTGATCCCGCGGCCCGCCAGGCCTGGGCGGTGGAGCAGCTGCTGCTGGCCGCCAAGGCCAGCGAGCGCCTGGGGCTGACCGCGCACGCCACGTTCTCCGGCGCGCTGGCCTGGCCCTACTTCTATCCCTGGCCGCAACGCCCGCCCGGACTGGTGGAAGAAGCCTTCGCCGAACTCGGCCGCCGCTGGCGCCCCATCCTCGATGCCTTCGACGCCTGCGGCGTGGACCTGTGCTTCGAGATCCATCCGGGCGAGGACCTGCACGACGGCGCGACCTTCGAGCGCTTCCTCGACGTGGTGGACCACCACCCCCGCGCAAAGATCCTGTACGACCCCAGCCATCTGCTGCTGCAGCAGATGGACTACCTCGGCTTCATCGACCGCTACCACGCGCGCATCGGCATCTTCCACGTCAAGGACGCGGAGTACCACGCCAGTGCGCGCAGTGGCGTGTATGGCGGTTACCAGGACTGGATCGATCGTCCGGGCCGGTTCCGCTCGCTCGGCGATGGGCAGATCGACTTCAAGGCGATCTTCTCGAAATTCGCGCAGTACGACTTCCCCGGCTGGGCGGTGCTGGAGTGGGAGTGCTGCCTGAAGCACCCGGAAGACGGTGCGCGCGAGGGCGCCGCGTTCATCCGCGACCACATCATCCGCGTGACCGAGCGCGCCTTCGACGACTTTGCCGACAGCGGGACCGATCCTGGATCACTGCGCCGCATGCTGGGAATCTGA
- a CDS encoding DUF1801 domain-containing protein, with protein sequence MPTRSTPSATTPPANAAPRLLAGGNPQIAKGEGDAPVQAYIAAMPGWKRAVGERLDALISAAVPGVRKAVKWNSPLYAAGDDGWFLSLHCFTGYIKVAFFRGTALKPVPPEPSKSQDTRYLHIRETVPLDEAQFSAWVRQASRLPGERM encoded by the coding sequence ATGCCAACGCGATCGACACCGTCTGCCACCACTCCGCCCGCCAACGCCGCGCCGCGCCTGTTGGCCGGCGGCAATCCGCAGATTGCCAAAGGCGAGGGCGACGCGCCCGTGCAGGCCTACATCGCGGCGATGCCCGGCTGGAAACGCGCCGTGGGTGAACGCCTGGATGCCCTGATCAGCGCGGCGGTGCCGGGCGTGCGCAAGGCGGTGAAGTGGAATTCACCGCTGTATGCCGCCGGCGATGACGGCTGGTTCCTGAGCCTCCATTGCTTCACCGGGTACATCAAGGTGGCCTTCTTCCGCGGCACCGCGCTGAAGCCGGTGCCGCCGGAGCCGTCGAAGAGCCAGGACACGCGCTACCTGCATATCCGCGAAACGGTGCCGTTGGATGAGGCGCAGTTCAGCGCCTGGGTCCGCCAGGCCAGCCGCCTGCCCGGCGAGCGCATGTAA
- a CDS encoding metallophosphoesterase: MLSVVGVLLALYVVWRVVWPLRVSLSLRGPLGLLVVSLALHHRIVARFASTMASPELPKPVIAVLATGFTALLIGALAVLLLDILLLGARLLRRPRATAALRTPWLRPAAMGAALVVSAYGIWQGMAVPQTRQIEVTLDGLPAQFDGYRVLQLTDIHASRLLTGGWVAQVVANSNALSPDLVVITGDLIDGTVAARAADFAPLAGLRAPDGVIAITGNHEYYAQYADWMQAFRAQGMQVLENSHTEVRRDGAVLTIAGVTDPVAVRYGLPMPNLAAALAGADPRAPVILLDHRPGAARANAAHGVALQLSGHTHGGHILGMDQLVKHANGGYVSGRYTVDGMTLYVSNGAGLWAGFAARIGVPSEITLITLRQGAASHTAAERPGLASPQGIATLAR; the protein is encoded by the coding sequence GTGCTGAGTGTTGTTGGTGTGTTGCTTGCGCTGTACGTGGTGTGGCGTGTGGTGTGGCCGTTGCGGGTGTCGCTGTCGCTGCGCGGCCCGCTTGGATTGCTGGTGGTGTCGCTGGCCCTGCATCACCGCATCGTGGCCCGGTTCGCCAGCACCATGGCCTCGCCGGAACTTCCCAAGCCGGTCATCGCGGTGCTGGCCACCGGCTTCACCGCGCTGCTGATCGGCGCGCTGGCGGTACTGCTGCTGGATATCCTGCTGCTGGGCGCGCGCCTGTTGCGCCGCCCCCGTGCCACCGCCGCACTGCGCACCCCATGGCTGCGGCCAGCCGCGATGGGCGCTGCACTGGTGGTATCGGCCTATGGCATCTGGCAGGGCATGGCCGTGCCGCAGACGCGGCAGATCGAGGTGACCCTCGATGGCCTGCCGGCACAGTTCGACGGCTACCGCGTGCTGCAGCTCACCGACATCCACGCCAGCCGCCTGCTCACCGGTGGCTGGGTGGCCCAGGTGGTGGCCAACAGCAATGCGCTGTCGCCGGACCTGGTGGTGATCACCGGTGACCTGATTGACGGCACGGTGGCGGCACGTGCCGCCGACTTTGCCCCGCTGGCCGGGCTGCGCGCCCCTGATGGTGTCATCGCCATCACCGGCAACCACGAGTACTACGCGCAGTACGCCGACTGGATGCAGGCGTTCCGCGCGCAGGGCATGCAGGTGCTGGAGAACTCCCACACCGAGGTCCGCCGCGACGGCGCCGTGCTGACCATTGCCGGTGTCACCGACCCGGTGGCCGTGCGCTATGGCCTGCCCATGCCGAACTTGGCCGCCGCACTCGCCGGCGCCGATCCGCGCGCCCCGGTGATCCTGCTCGACCACCGCCCGGGTGCGGCGCGCGCGAACGCCGCGCACGGCGTTGCACTGCAGTTGTCCGGGCATACCCACGGCGGTCACATCCTGGGCATGGACCAGCTGGTCAAGCACGCCAACGGTGGCTACGTGTCCGGGCGCTACACGGTGGACGGCATGACCCTGTATGTCAGCAACGGCGCCGGTTTGTGGGCCGGATTCGCGGCGCGCATCGGCGTACCGTCGGAGATCACGCTGATTACGCTGCGCCAGGGCGCGGCCAGCCACACCGCAGCTGAACGCCCCGGCTTGGCAAGCCCGCAGGGAATTGCGACGCTTGCGCGCTGA
- a CDS encoding MFS transporter, whose protein sequence is MNHLTARMALLGIPAVRWLIVSCLLANIGAGMVLLTMSWTVVNQHASVSALAGLMVCFWLPSLLLAPAIGLLVDRVDRRHIVMATKILRVVALVAAAALYIRHPGVAALMALAFVMGSCAALYTPALLAMVRELVDDSRLLHANSTVDIAFEVGFIVGMPISGALMMVASPATVLLITAGLFAAAFFCMLFVRKEHLEFRCDPTSKGSYWQDTRDGVRYLLGEHRLVLLYSIQMLVYVTLMTTSILLAPFAKVVLDLSSGQFGAIEASLSAGAVIGAFVLPAAATRWGYGPALVAATLVMALSFAIFALTSSFWKAFFLYFVIGTCLAAWPVVTTAAQRLTEKGMQGRVQTAANAVSSALILVMYGLVGGAGAHVSIRWSYASVVIISAMACVIAYYAYFVCKEPVADAPA, encoded by the coding sequence ATGAACCACTTGACCGCGCGGATGGCGCTTCTGGGTATCCCCGCCGTGCGCTGGCTCATAGTCAGCTGCCTGTTGGCGAACATCGGCGCTGGCATGGTGCTGCTCACCATGTCGTGGACGGTCGTAAACCAACACGCATCCGTATCCGCACTGGCGGGACTGATGGTCTGTTTCTGGCTGCCCTCCCTGCTTCTTGCCCCCGCAATCGGCCTGCTGGTCGACCGGGTGGACAGACGTCACATCGTCATGGCGACGAAGATCCTGCGCGTGGTTGCCCTTGTTGCTGCCGCTGCACTCTACATCAGGCACCCGGGCGTTGCTGCGCTGATGGCTCTGGCGTTCGTGATGGGTTCCTGTGCTGCCCTGTACACACCAGCCCTGCTGGCCATGGTCCGTGAGTTGGTCGACGACAGCAGGCTGCTGCATGCCAATTCCACGGTTGACATCGCATTCGAGGTTGGTTTCATCGTCGGCATGCCTATCAGCGGAGCACTCATGATGGTCGCTTCACCGGCGACGGTGCTGCTGATAACCGCGGGCCTTTTCGCAGCGGCATTTTTTTGCATGCTGTTCGTGCGCAAGGAACACCTGGAGTTCCGCTGCGATCCAACCAGCAAGGGCAGCTACTGGCAGGACACCCGTGACGGCGTCCGCTACCTACTGGGAGAGCATAGGCTGGTACTGCTGTACAGCATACAGATGCTTGTTTACGTCACTCTGATGACGACAAGCATCCTACTTGCGCCGTTCGCCAAGGTGGTGCTGGACCTCAGTTCAGGCCAGTTTGGTGCAATCGAAGCGTCGCTGTCGGCAGGTGCCGTGATAGGGGCGTTCGTCCTCCCGGCTGCCGCCACGCGATGGGGTTATGGTCCTGCGCTGGTGGCCGCGACGCTTGTAATGGCCCTCTCTTTTGCAATCTTTGCCCTGACCAGTTCGTTCTGGAAGGCATTCTTCCTCTACTTTGTGATCGGCACCTGCCTGGCCGCTTGGCCGGTGGTGACGACCGCCGCGCAGCGGCTTACCGAGAAGGGGATGCAGGGGCGTGTACAGACTGCAGCCAACGCGGTCTCCAGCGCTCTCATACTCGTGATGTATGGCCTGGTCGGCGGAGCCGGCGCCCATGTTTCCATCCGCTGGAGCTATGCTTCGGTCGTGATAATCTCAGCGATGGCATGCGTCATTGCCTACTACGCGTACTTCGTCTGCAAGGAGCCCGTTGCAGACGCACCTGCGTAA
- a CDS encoding MBL fold metallo-hydrolase, producing MTLTVPIAPNDQSPQMHDGHFANVAPKPKETVTGTLKLLWEFLFDRPAGTTPPAPPPVRAITAAELASAPEHSLYRLGHSTLLVKLRGGWWLTDPVFSKRASPVQWMGPKRFHAPPIALHDLPPIRGVLLSHDHYDHLDRATIKYLASRADVFLTPLGVGDRLIAWGVPRDRVRQLDWWQETEVDGVRFAATPAQHFSGRGLRDGNRTLWASWVILDDGLRLFFSGDTGYFDGFRQIGERYGPFDVTFIETGAYDAKWPFVHMQPEQTVQAHQDLRGRWLLPIHNGTFDLALHQWDEPFERVSALARQRAIPLATPGMGERLDLDAPQPGTPWWRQVKAEQDARRITPVGSAM from the coding sequence ATGACCCTGACCGTGCCTATCGCCCCCAATGACCAGTCGCCGCAGATGCACGACGGCCACTTCGCCAACGTTGCCCCCAAGCCCAAGGAAACCGTGACCGGTACGCTCAAGCTGCTGTGGGAATTCCTGTTCGACCGCCCCGCAGGCACCACGCCGCCCGCGCCGCCACCGGTGCGCGCGATCACCGCCGCCGAGCTGGCCAGTGCCCCCGAGCACAGCCTGTACCGGTTGGGCCATTCGACCCTGCTGGTGAAGCTGCGCGGCGGTTGGTGGCTGACCGACCCGGTGTTCTCCAAGCGTGCCTCGCCGGTGCAGTGGATGGGTCCCAAGCGCTTCCACGCCCCGCCGATCGCGCTGCACGACCTGCCGCCCATCCGTGGCGTGCTGCTCTCGCACGACCACTACGACCACCTCGACCGCGCCACCATCAAGTACCTGGCCAGCCGCGCCGATGTGTTCCTGACCCCGCTGGGCGTGGGCGACCGGCTGATCGCCTGGGGCGTGCCGCGCGACCGCGTGCGCCAGCTGGACTGGTGGCAGGAAACCGAGGTGGACGGCGTGCGCTTCGCGGCCACCCCGGCCCAGCACTTCTCCGGCCGCGGGCTGCGCGACGGCAACCGCACGCTGTGGGCGTCGTGGGTAATCCTGGATGACGGCCTGCGCCTGTTCTTCAGCGGCGACACCGGCTACTTCGACGGCTTCCGCCAGATTGGCGAGCGCTACGGGCCGTTCGACGTCACCTTCATCGAAACCGGTGCCTACGACGCCAAGTGGCCGTTCGTGCACATGCAGCCCGAGCAGACCGTGCAGGCCCACCAGGACCTGCGGGGCCGCTGGCTGCTGCCGATCCACAACGGCACCTTCGACCTGGCCCTGCACCAGTGGGACGAGCCGTTTGAACGGGTCAGCGCACTGGCGCGGCAGCGCGCCATTCCGCTGGCAACGCCGGGCATGGGCGAACGCCTGGACCTGGACGCACCGCAGCCCGGCACGCCGTGGTGGCGCCAGGTGAAGGCCGAACAGGACGCGCGCCGGATCACCCCGGTGGGCAGCGCGATGTGA
- a CDS encoding TetR/AcrR family transcriptional regulator — protein sequence MARPLSEQKRDAILDATAKLVAAQGIGASTAQIARAAKVAEGTVFTYFETKDALLNALFVRLETRLAMVLGADFPDQADARDLVLHAWNALIAWGSTYPIDRMALRQLKVSERISAHTRSECAGLFGSMLQALETSLASHIDPERLPFYLGRVLINLLETTLEAMAADPPHAATLQQAGFDLFWKGIQR from the coding sequence ATGGCCCGCCCGCTCAGCGAACAGAAACGCGACGCTATCCTCGACGCTACCGCCAAACTGGTGGCCGCGCAGGGCATTGGCGCGTCCACGGCGCAGATCGCACGGGCGGCCAAGGTGGCCGAAGGCACGGTGTTCACCTACTTCGAGACCAAGGACGCGCTGCTCAACGCGCTGTTCGTGCGTCTGGAAACCCGGCTGGCCATGGTGCTCGGCGCGGACTTCCCGGACCAGGCCGACGCCCGCGACCTGGTGCTGCATGCCTGGAATGCGTTGATCGCATGGGGCTCGACCTACCCCATCGATCGCATGGCGCTGCGCCAGCTCAAGGTGTCCGAGCGCATCAGCGCGCACACCCGCAGCGAATGCGCGGGCCTGTTCGGCAGCATGCTGCAGGCGCTGGAAACCAGCCTGGCCAGCCACATCGATCCCGAACGGCTGCCGTTCTACCTGGGCCGGGTGCTGATCAACCTGCTGGAAACCACGCTGGAGGCGATGGCGGCCGACCCCCCACACGCCGCCACGCTGCAGCAGGCCGGGTTCGACCTGTTCTGGAAAGGCATCCAACGATGA